From Thermothelomyces thermophilus ATCC 42464 chromosome 6, complete sequence, the proteins below share one genomic window:
- a CDS encoding glycoside hydrolase family 61 protein: MKTLAALVVSAALVAAHGYVDHATIGGKDYQFYQPYQDPYMGDNKPDRVSRSIPGNGPVEDVNSIDLQCHAGAEPAKLHAPAAAGSTVTLYWTLWPDSHVGPVITYMARCPDTGCQDWSPGTKPVWFKIKEGGREGTSNVWAATPLMTAPSAYTYTIPSCLKSGYYLVRHEIIALHSAWQYPGAQFYPGCHQLQVTGGGSTVPSTNLVSFPGAYKGSDPGITYDAYKAQPYTIPGPAVFTC, encoded by the exons ATGAAGAcgctcgccgccctcgtggTCTCGGCCGCCCTCGTGGCCGCGCACGGCTATGTTGACCACGCCACGATCGGTGGCAAGGATTATCAG TTCTACCAG CCGTACCAGGACCCTTACATGGGCGACAACAAG CCCGATAGGGTTTCCCGCTCCATCCCGGGCAACGGCCCCGTGGAGGACGTCAACTCCATCGACCTCCAGTGCCACGCCGGTGCCGAACCGGCCAAGCTCcacgcccccgccgccgccggctcgACCGTGACGCTCTACTGGACCCTCTGGCCCGACTCCCACGTCGGCCCCGTCATCACCTACATGGCTCGCTGCCCCGACACCGGCTGCCAGGACTGGTCCCCGGGAACTAA GCCCGTTTGGTTCAAGATCAAGGAAGGCGGCCGTGAGGGCACCTCCAATGTCTGGGCTGCT ACCCCGCTCATGACGGCCCCCTCCGCCTACACCTACACGATCCCGTCCTGCCTCAAGAGCGGCTACTACCTCGTCCGCCACGAGATCATCGCCCTGCACTCGGCCTGGCAGTACCCCGGCGCCCAGTTCTACCCGGGCTGCCACCAGCTCCAGGTCACCGGCGGCGGCTCCACCGTGCCCTCTACCAACCTGGTCTCCTTCCCCGGCGCCTACAAGGGGAGCGACCCCGGCATCACCTACGACGCTTACAAGG CGCAACCTTACACCATCCCTGGCCCGGCCGTGTTTACCTGCTGA